Part of the Burkholderia humptydooensis genome, GTTATTGACTATGATTCGGGTGTTGCCGGATCGATATTGGCAAAGGTCTTTTATTTTGTAACTGGCCTGGGTCATCAGGCAGTGATGGTCTTTTTTGTCCTGAGCGGATTTTTCGTCGGCGGCGCAGTGCTCAGGGCGGGGCGCGATTTTTCTTGGGCAAATTATCTGGCTGCGCGTTTTGCGCGCCTTTGGGTTGTCCTCTTGCCATGCCTGCTTCTTACTTATGGCATTGACAGAGTGATCATGGTCGTCGCGCCGGAGGTGCTCTCCGGTGCGTTTGCCGAACAGTGGCACTCTGCGCCGCATGCCGGCAATTATGATTCCAGCTTGACCACCGCTATTGGCAACGTGTTCTTTGTGCAAACGATCATGGTGCCGACATTTGGAAGCAATGGCCCGCTATGGAGTCTTTCAAACGAGTTCTGGTATTACATACTATTTCCATTCATGACAATTGCTTTCGGTGGAATCGGTAAATCACCATCAATGTCGCAGCGCATTATATGTGCCTTTTCAGCATCGCTGGTGATCCTGTTCATTCCTATAGCCATGTTGCAGGGATATGTGGTCTGGCTTCTCGGGTTGGCAGTCCTCGTCGTTGAATGGACGGGAGGGCGCAGGATTGATCGATATTTCAATGCTCTATGGCCTATTGCAACGGCGTTTCTCTTGATTGCATTGATCTTGTCAAAAACGGGCCACAATCAACACGCTAATTCTGGCGTGGATGATCTCTTGATTGGGTTAGCATTTGCATCGTTGTGCGCGGTTTTGGTGTCGCGTGCTGACGCAAAGAGGAAGCGAGCCTGGTTTGATAATCTCTCAAATACGCTGGCGGATTTCTCATTTTCGCTTTATCTTTCTCACTTTCCTTTGGTCATTTTGATTGGAGCGCTGTTCTATACCGAGGGGCGGATGAGGCTGAGCACAATCAGCATCGCCATTTATTTTGGGTGGTTGGCATTTCTTTTAATATTTGGTTGGATAATCTGGTGGATTTTTGAAAGGCACACGGCGGCAGTTCGGCGTCGCTTTGAAGTGTTGTTTTCAATGGTTATGGCGAGAAATCGCGGAGCGGCATGAAAAGGATAGATATGAAAATCCTTCACATCAGCCCAACCTACTACCCCGCCACCTACTGGGGTGGGCCAATCTTTTCTGTCTATGCCTTGAATAACGCTTTGGCGCAGTTGCCCGGCGTGAGACTCAGGGTATTGACCACTGATGCCGCGGGGCCGAGTGTGTCCAGCCGATTGGACGGCGCAAAGCTCACTGGCCTATTCCCGAACCAAGAAGTGATGATGGCTCGGCGGTTCGCAGCAGGAAGCGTATCGTTCGAATTGCTGCGCAAACTCCCATCGCTTGTGCGCTGGGCGGACGTCGTGCATTTGACGGCGACGTACTCTTTTCCAACCATTCCTACGCTTATGTTCTGCCGACTCATGAATAAGCCGGTCGTTTGGTCACATCGCGGAGCGATTCTTGATGCGTATCAATGGCCAGACGTGCCGCGTAAGCGGCTGAAACGACTTTGGGAGTTGCTCTGCAACGTCTTGATCCGGCAGGGGCGCGTAGTAGCCCATGTCACATCGGACGAGGAGGAAAACGCAGCGCGGGTCAGGATTCCAAACGCAGCACCGGTGCTGGTTCCCAATGCCGTCGAGGTTCCCGATGGCCTACCCGAAAGAGATTGGATGCCGGACAGTAAACTGCGCATCATGTACCTCGGTCGCATCGCACCGAAAAAGGGTATTGAAAATCTGCTTGAGGCCATGAGCCATTTAAAGGAGCAGGATATCGTTCTAACCATCTACGGAGCCGGTGATGCAGACTTTGTATCAAGCTTGAAGGCGTGCGCATCGGATAAGGGCCTGGCCGGCGACAATGTTTTTTTTGCCGGCCACGTGGACGGCATCGGAAAGCAGCGTGCGTTTCTCTCCGCGGATGTCTGTGTGGTGCCATCCCATAGCGAAAACTTTTGCATGGTTGTGGCGGAAGCGTTGGCTCACGGATTGCCGGTCATTGCCAGCCGCGGTACTCCATGGAGCCAAATCGAAAGGCACAATTGCGGGCTTTGGGTGGAAAACAGTCCGGAATCGTTGGCGCAAGCGATAGATCGGATACGGACCATGAAATTGGAGAGAATGGGCTGGCAAGGGCGTACATGGATGAAAGAGGCGTTCTCATGGCAGGCGGCCGCCACGCGAATGATGGCCGTCTATCAAGCCATCCAATAGTTAGCACGCGAGGGTATTTCACCTCCGAGCATTAATGTGGGTATCGGTGGCGCCAGCGTCGATATAAGGCCAAGAATGTCACATTCTCTTTTTACTGCGCCACCTCGAAGCAACAGGCTTGCCGACTTGACGGCCATTATTCTGACCTTCAATGAGGAGAAACACATCGAGCGCTGCATACGGAGCGCCAGCGAAGTCGCACGATGCATCTTTGTCATCGATTCATTTTCTGATGACAGGACCGTGGCCATTGCAGAATCATTTGGGGCGCGGGTGAGGCAGCACGAATTCGTCAACCATGCTGCTCAGCTCGACTGGGCATTGGACAACCTGCCTTTAAACACTGAATGGGTGATGAGGGTTGATGCAGACGAAGTGATCACCCCTACTCTTGCGGAACAGATACGGGCCAAACTTCCGCTGGCCGCCAAGAACGTCAATGGTTTTCTCGTTTGTCGATATCCCACATTTATGGGTACCATCATTCGCCACGGTGGATTTCCGCAATGGAGTCTGAGGCTTTGGAGGAAAGGCACTGCGGAGATTGAGCGGCGCTGGATGGATGAACACATGGTGCTCACGACGGGAGAATCCGAGCGCCTGCAAGGTGAATATATTGATGACAACTTGAATAACATCACATGGTGGACCAACAAGCACAACGGGTACGCGACTCGGGAAGCGATTGATCTGCTCAATCGAAAATATGAGTTCCTGCCTAAACTGGCCGATGCCGGAAAGCTTACATCTCAGGCCCGATTAAAAAGATGGCTGAAGGACCATTTTTATCTACATCTGCCTCTTGGCCTGCGCGCGTTCCTGCTATTCTTTTATCGTATGAGCTTGCGCCTTGGTTTTCTCGATGGAATGGGGGGCGGTTTTGCGTTCCATTTCCTGCAAGGATTCTGGTACCGATTTCTTGCGGATGTGAAAGTAAGGGAAGTGGAACGTCGCATGCATTCGGATAACGTAGACTGCGTTGAAGCAATCAAACGGGAGTTGGGAATTGATCCGATTTGCGCAACTGAAAACAACTGCAAATCGGCTTGATTGGTGTGCGACGCAGGGATCAAATGGATTGTGGCGCAATTGGAGGCAATTATTAAGGTGGGTGCTATGATTTTGCAAGATAATGACCCCTTTACCGGACCATCGTTTTCATATCGCCATCGTGTTCTCCGCCAGGCATGGAGTATCGTATACGTGACGTTATTTCGACCAAGCCCCCGCCCATTTCATGCTTGGCGTGCGTTACTGTTGCGCATGTTTGGCGCGAAGCTTGGGGCACATGTCCACATCTATCCAGGTGCGAGAATCTGGGCGCCTTGGAATCTGGAAATTGGGGATAAGGTGGGTGTTGCGGATCGAGTTAACATATACAACATGGATAAAATTCGCATCGGAAATCACTGCGTAATCTCTGATGGGGCGTACTTGTGTGGCGGTTCGCATCAATACAACATGGCAAATTTTCAACTCTGCGCCGAGCCCATTACGTTGGAGGATAACGTCTGGATCTGTGCGGAAGCTTTTGTGCATCTGGGAGTGCGAATATCCGAGGGAGTTGTCGTAGGAGCCCGTGCTGTTGTGACAAAAACGATTGACGAGCCCTGGTCTGTCTATGCTGGAACTCCATGTAAAAGAGTTGGTAAGAGGACCAGGATAACTCAACCGCAATGAATAAAATCTTCAACACCCAACGCTCGGCTAGAAAGTTTTCGAATGGGAAAATGGCGCTGGATGTTGGTGCTGGATGCGGTTTTTCCAAATTTATTAATCAAATTTGGATTTTATGCTGAAGCTATCGAGTTAGATTTCTCGTCAAGGAGAATATTCTGCGTGATGAATGGCTTTGAGTCGAAGGGCGCGGATTTAAAATTGGGCTATGCTGATATTAATAATGAAAGATATGATGTGGCTCTCTTGTCGCAAGTCCTGGGGCATCTATCCATAGACTCTAGGCACATTGATGGCATTAAGGATTTAAATTTCGTCATCTTGAATTCGAATAAACGGAGATCGGGAAATGAAAATCGCGCTTCATGGCATCAATTTTTCTCCCGAACTCTCCGGAATCGGAAAATATACCTGCGAAATGGCCGAATGGCTCGCCAGGCGAGGACACGAGGTGCGCGTTGTAACTGCGCCGCCCTATTATCCGGCATGGCAGATCGGGCAGGGATATTCGGGACGTTCATATAGCCGGGAGGTCAAGGACCTTTCACCTACCCAAAGCAACGCCCTCAACGGGGAAGGGCGTCTTTGGGTCTACCGCTGCCCGGTGTGGGTTCCGCGCCATCCCAGCGGCCTGAAACGGCTGGTGCATCTGGCAAGTTTCGCCGCGAGCAGCCTGCCGGTGATGCTGGGGCAGGTTTTTTGGCGGCCCGATATCGTGTGGGTTGTGGAGCCCCCGTTTGTATGCGCGCCTCAAGCGTGGTTGCTCGCCCGTTTGTCGGGCGCCCAAGCGTGGCTCCACGTTCAGGACTTCGAGGTGGATGCCGCTTTCGAGTTCGGCTTGTTGCCGCGCGGCATATTGAGCCGCCTCGCTTATTGGGCGGAACGGGTGATCATCAAAGCTTTCGATCGGGTTTCCACGATTTCCGAGAATATGTCGGCGCGCCTCGCTGAGAAGGGCGTCATGCACGGGACATTGTTCCCCAACTGGGTGGATACCGAAGCAATTTATCCGCTGACCGGACCGAGTTCAATGCGGCACGAGCTAGCGATTCCGCGGCACGCGATCGTTGCCTTGTATTCCGGCAACATGGCGAGCAAGCAGGGGCTGGAGATATTGATTGATGCGGCGCGGTCGCTCATTGCACGCACGGACGTCCGCTTTGTCTTGTGTGGTGACGGACCCGCCAAATCACGGCTGCAGGAATTGGCGTCCGGTCTGAGCAACATCACGTTTCTGCCGCTGCAACCCGTCGACAAACTGAATGCGTTGTTGAACCTCGCGGATATTCATTTGCTGCCCCAACGGGCGGATGCTGCCGACTTGGTCATGCCTTCCAAGCTGACTGGCATGCTGGCAAGCGGAAGGCCCGTGCTGGCAACCGCTGCGCATGGCACCCAGGTCGCTTCCGTTGTAGCGGGACGCGGGGTGGCCGTCGAGCCCGGTGATGCGCAGGCGCTCTCGGCTGCCATTGAGCAGCTTGCAACGAACCCTCAACTGCGTTCTGAGCTTGGTGCCGCAGCCCGAGCGTATGCCGTGGCGCATTTGGGGCGGGAAGCCGTGCTCGGCAAGTTCGAGCAAGCACTGCTTTCCTTGGTAGAGGGTAAGCTGGCCAGTTCCCCAGGATAGCTTTCATGAGCTTTCGACGCCATCAATATGCATTCTTTCCGCTCCAGCCCTTAAATGCTGTCCACAGAATAATTCGCAAGTCCAACAGGAACGACCAGTTCCGGATGTAGAAGAGATCATGCTCGACACGCTTGGCCATTTTTTCCAGCGTGTCGGTTTCGCCTCGACATCCGTTGATCTGCGCCCAGCCGGTGATGCCGGGCTTGACGCGGTGGCGCAGCATGTAGAACTCGAGCTGCTCCTTATAGATGTCGTTATGTGCGATGGCGTGGGGGCGCGGGCCGACCACGCTCATGTCACCCCGGAGAACGTTGATGAACTGCGGCAGCTCATCCAGGCTGGTCCGGCGCAGGAAGGCGCCGACAGGCGTGACGCGGCTGTCGCCTCGGCATGCTTGTGTGACCGTGCCGCCGTCTTCGTGATGCATTTTCATGCTGCGGAATTTGTAGACATGGATGACCCTGCCGTCGAGCCCAAGCCGCTCCTGCTTGAAGAAGACCGGCCCTGGAGAGCTGCGCTTGATCAGAATCGCAATGGTAGCGAACAGCGGGGACAGCATAAGCAGCACGAGCGCGGCAAACAGGCGGTCGAAGATTTCCTTTACGATGCAGCGCATCCCCAGTGGCGGAGGGCGATTCAGATCGATTGCCGCCATTCCCATGAACTCGCCCAGCCTGTTGTTGAACAGTTGGAAGTCAAGCGCCGGTGGCACCCACTTGATGTCGATGAAGTCGTTGCGCAACGCGTGAGCGATGGCTTGCATTTGTTTTTTTGTCATCGAGGGCATCGCAAGCCATACTTCATCCACCTGACGGCTGTGGGCAAACGTTGCGATGTCTGCCAGGCTGGTGATGCGGCTAATGCCCTCCGGGATGGGCTCATCGCCTTCGGTATAAATGGCCTTGACGGTGAAGCCAAGCCACCGGTTTGCGGTGGCACGGCGATACATTTCCTGGCCTGTATCGCCGAAACCGGCGATGAGCACATCCTTGGCATTTCGGCCGCTGTGCCGGACAATGCTGAGTGCACCGTGAACCAGAACGCGCAACAGGATCAACCCTAGCAATGCGCTTACATGCCAATACATTGCCCACAGCCGAGACACGAATCCAGCCTTGTGTATCAGAAAACACAAAGAGATGCCGATAAGCCAGATCAGGCTCCATGCGCCGGCCAGGCGCAGCAGGAGCGAAAAATAGTTGCGTCCGCGCCACGATGAGTAAAGGTGGAAGTTCGGCAGTACCACAAGTGCCACGGCACAGCTGAAATAGAGAACGAAGTAGTAGATGGGGGGGATGGAGGCCGCGTCATCAACGAAGCGCAGCGCGATTGCAAGCTGCCCCGTCAGCCAGATCGTAGCAATATCCAGCAATCGCGTTGCAAGCGCCGTTCCATCAGCGTGGCGGATCAACATCTCTCGATATAATCCCACTTGACGCTCCCCCTGCGAAGAACTCCATGTCGGGCGAGATTGTCTTAAGCTGTTTTTTTGCTGTATGCAACTTATCACGGCCGCGATTGACCGACATCCTCAAAATTGGCGAAATCTGCATATCGGTGCTGCCTGAATGAAATGGGTAAATATCATTTTCATCAGAATTAATTTAATGATGAACAGTGGGCGTATCAAACTCAAAAGCCCGAAAAACGCACGCCAAAGGACGCGTAGCCGTAGTATCGATTGAGCCGTCCAGCCGTAGCACCGTTGTAGAGGAAGGGGATGGTGCCGACAAAATTGTGCATAAAGGCTTGCCCGCGCACGAACAGCTCGACGTTCTTCACCACCTCGTACGTGAGCTCCAGGCCCAATGTATGGTTGGACTTGATCGGTGACACGCCATAGTTCGACAGACCGTTGTCGACATGGCTGCGGATCAGGTACTGGAACTGATAGCCCACCTGAGCGCCAAAGTGCTTGTACCGCCAGCGCCATGAACCGCCCAGGTTGAGGAAGCCGGCCGTGTAGTTGAGGTCCTGGTTGACATTGAGGCCGAACTGCGCCGCATCGACTGAGAAGGTTGCGTCCTGCAGGGTCGTATTGCCCGCCTGGCACGGTGCGCTCAGGGTGCCATTGGCGATATTGTCCGAACCGATATGGACGTTGAAGTTGCAGTTGCCTCGGCGCAACTGGGCGTTCAAGTCCCCAACCGAGACCCGGCTCAGGCCTACGCCGGCAAATACGGTCAGCGTGTTGTTGTCGTCCAATTGGCCAGAAAAGATCGCGTCGGCCTGCGCTTGTACATCCATTGGGCCGCTGACCCGGATTTGGTTGAAGGTGGTGCGCTGTACCTGCGTCGGCGAAGTTTTGCTGAGCGTGCCGGCGTAGTCGCCCCACAGCGAGAAGCGGAAGATCGCGCGGTCGCGTGCGCCGGGCTCCGCGAGCGGGTCGTAATTCAGCGCCAACTGCCAGCTATTGATGCTATTGGTGTCCTGGCCGTAATCGATATTGCGGCGCCAGTAGGTAACGGCACCAGACCAATACGGCGAGAACTTGTAGGCGATCATGATGCGCGCGCCCTTGTAGTCGCCGGCATTCTCGGGTGCCGGTCCCTGGCGCGTGCGCAGTTTGAAAATGTCGAGCGTGCTGTTGACCGCGTCGTAGCTGACCTCGGCACGCAAACGGGTGAACTCGCCTGTGGTGGGCTCGGCGCGCAGAAATTCATCCTCGGGCGCAGCCTCGGCGCCGCCGGCCGCAACCATGCCGAGGATCGCCAATACCGTGGCAACGCGCTGGCGCGGACGAAACTTCGACATCGTGGACTCCGGGGCAGAGTGTGGTACAGAGAAACGGGCGCCCGTAACACGCTGTCGGACCAACCGTAGCGTGCAGGCGCCCGGCGGCGCCGCCGCGCGAGGCGGGGCGCGACTGAAACGACAAGATCGCTTAGGGATTGACCGTGATGGCCACTGTTACACCGTCGCCGCTCACCTGGTCGGTGCCTGTCGACACCGAAGTCGTCGCTGTTTCCGCAGCGTTGCTGCCTGAGCCGGTGCCGACCTTGACCGCCGTGCCGCTGGTGCCGCTGACCGAGAGGGTGGTGTTCACGGTGCTGGTCGCTTTCGGCGTGAGTGCGTCGATCTGGCCGGCCGTCAGGCCGCCCGCGCCCTGCAGCTTGTTGAGGAATATCACGATCGGCAGATCGAGTGAGCCGCCGCCTGCGGTGGAGAACAGGTTGTCAGCGATGGAGGTCGACAGCGAAGCGGATGCGTTGACGGCGCCGTTGATGCTGAACGCGTACCTGGTGCCGACCGGCACTATGGCAGCGATCAGCGAACTGCCGTTGAATGTCAGCACAACCCTCTCGATGATCACGTTGACGGTATTGCCGTTGAACGTGTAGCTCATGCCTGCACGCACCTCCGACGCACCCGTGCCAAACGGCGAGCCTTGCTTGGTCAGCGCGACCTGGACGTCCGTCAAGCTGCCGCCGCTGACGGACAGGCTGGGGGAGAGCGGTACCGGCACGCCGTTGTTGAGCGTCACGTTGCCCAGTTGGATATAGTTGGTCAGCGTAACCAGGTTCACGACTTGGTTGAGCGTGGTGCTGTTGACGGCGCTGCCCAGGGCGTTCGCCGCGTTCGTGATAGTCTGCGCGGTGCCGGTCGCCACCGCGTTGCCCAACGTGGTCAAATTGGCTGTCAGACTGGCGTTGCCCAGCGCAACCGGCGTGATCGCCGAGACCAGCGTCGTGGTCAGGGTCGATTCGCTGCTGTCGAAGATGCCGTTGAGCGCACCGGATTTTTGCAGCGCCGCCACGGTCGACGCTGGATCAGTGCCAAGGTTGATGGTGCCGAGTCCGGTACTGACATTGGATGCCAGTTTGGTCACCGTGGGAGCGCCAAGCGCTGCCGCATTGATGGCCACATTGCCGATATTGCTCTGCAGGCTGGTCGGCAGGCTGGACTGCACATTGATCACCGCGGCCTGGATAGCGCTCGACACGGTCCCGGTGTTCAGGCTCACTACACCGCTGCCATTGTTGATCACGTTGGCCACGGCGTTGGCGGCCGCGGCGGTGGCGACATCTGTGCTCAGCGTACCACCGGCACTATTGGCCACGCCGATCAGGGTCTTGCTGATCTGATCGACCACTTGTTGAACCACCAATGCTGCCTTGAGCACTGCGCCGTCCTTCATTGGGTCCGTGTTGAGCAGATCCTTGCCGGGCAGTCCCAGCTTGAAAGCGAGCGAGGTGGCCTGGGCGGCGCCCACTTGTGCCACGAGCGTGCTCAGCGGTGTGACCATAGGCGTGACGCCGGCGATGTTGTCCTGCGCAGGTGCTTGTAGCACGCCGGTAAACGGCAGGTTGGTGCCGATATCGGTACCCCCCGTGGCCGACAACGCGCTCCTGGCGCAATTTGCAGGGAAGGTGAAGTCGCCGGTTGTGCTGGTGGTGGTCGTTTGGTTGCCACAATCAAGGAAGGTAACCGTGGCACCTGAGAGATAAAAGTCAACCACCTTGCCCTGGATGGTGGCCGAGGGGGAGGATCCACCACCGCCGCAGGCGGCAAGCAGGATTGCTGCCGAGGCCATGACTGCAAACGATAGCAGTTTGGGAAAGCTCGTGTGCATTACGCGCTCCTGAAAACGGTTTGATGACTTGCTTGCTTACGGCAAGGCCGCTTCCTCGCTGGAGGCAAGGCGCCAATCAGCAGGCGCTGGTGGGATAAGTTCAAAAAAAAATTAAAGGGCATTGTCGTGAATTAGGCAACCCCTTCCAAGGCGATAACGAAAAGTACCCATCTGGATTTCGTCACTATCATTAGTTTCGATGATGAATATCGTTGGAAAATGTGATAAGCGCCATAAGAAAATGCAGAATCATGACGGCTGCGCTTGTCAGTCTACATGCTCATGCAGCCCGCGTTCGGCGCATTGTCGGATCGGATTGGCAGGCGGCGCTCGATGATGCTGTTCGGTTTGTCGCCGGGATTGCGGCTTGGAACCCCAACCCGGCCGACCTTCTGTTCAGCGGCCGATGAATTGAGCTCGTGAATGCGGTATCGGCCCGATACGACATCGTCCTTATCGATGCCGCTCCGGTGCCGCCAGTGTCGGGCGCCGGCATCATGGCCCCTGTTGCAGGTGCTCCCCGACGGGCGATCTGCGTGGCAATGCCGGCGGCATGCAGCGGCCTGCGATATTTGTCGTGGTCGTAGCCGCGATCGTCGAGCGGCTTGCGTCCCGGGTATCGCGTCCGGCGCGGCTTGGGTGGCGGCAACAACGGTTGGATAAGCGACCACAATTCGTCATCGAGTATCGCTTTTGCCATGACCTCTTCGTCAGCGAAACAATGAAGAAGTTAACAGCGCATGTGGCGGATTAACAGCCCCGCAGTTCATTTTGTTAGAGTTTCTAAGTTCCGCATCGGAATGGCGATGCCCGTATCGAGAATCAGGCGCAGGAGTGAAGGTTGAATGCTCTGCCGGAGATGACAAAACTCCATACCAGCCAGACAGATGAAAGATTCAGAGTACTAACCGGATACGATACGAAGGAGAGGGAACGGGAGTCGATATGAAGACCGCGCTGATTACCGGGATAACAGGACAGGATGGTGCTTATCTCACGGAGTTCCTGTTGAAGAAAGGGTACTTCGTGACTCGTTCGGGCCGTGCCGCAAAAGGAAACCACGCTCACGCGTGCACTGGCGCGAATCAAGCTCGGTCTGCAGGACTTTCTCTGTCTCGGCAACCGGGGACAGGCGCGCGACTTCGTCGACGCCGCAGCGAGAGAACTTGACATGCCGATCAGTTGGCGGGGAAAGGGGGCGAGGCGCGCGGCCATGACGAGCGCGGAAAGGTTGTCGCGGCGGTGGGCTCACGCTATTTCCGACCGACTGAAGTGCCTTCGCTGCTGGGCGATGCAGGAAAGGTTCGCGAAAGGCTGGGCTGGACGCCGCGCACAAGTTTTATCGATCTCGTCACGGAGATGGCTCGAGAGGATCTGCGCTGTGCCGAGCGCGACGCGCTCGTCCGAGAACACGGCTATCTATCGCGTGTTCGAATGCCATGAGTGACTGACTGAAAGAGGAGGGTGCCAATGTCTGGAACAGTGGATAAACATGCCCCTATCTATGTCGCGGGCCATCGGGGCATGGTCGGCTCGGCGATCGTGCGGCGT contains:
- a CDS encoding acyltransferase family protein; this translates as MKYVKLNLVRGISAILVAASHLRAATVIDYDSGVAGSILAKVFYFVTGLGHQAVMVFFVLSGFFVGGAVLRAGRDFSWANYLAARFARLWVVLLPCLLLTYGIDRVIMVVAPEVLSGAFAEQWHSAPHAGNYDSSLTTAIGNVFFVQTIMVPTFGSNGPLWSLSNEFWYYILFPFMTIAFGGIGKSPSMSQRIICAFSASLVILFIPIAMLQGYVVWLLGLAVLVVEWTGGRRIDRYFNALWPIATAFLLIALILSKTGHNQHANSGVDDLLIGLAFASLCAVLVSRADAKRKRAWFDNLSNTLADFSFSLYLSHFPLVILIGALFYTEGRMRLSTISIAIYFGWLAFLLIFGWIIWWIFERHTAAVRRRFEVLFSMVMARNRGAA
- a CDS encoding glycosyltransferase, translated to MKILHISPTYYPATYWGGPIFSVYALNNALAQLPGVRLRVLTTDAAGPSVSSRLDGAKLTGLFPNQEVMMARRFAAGSVSFELLRKLPSLVRWADVVHLTATYSFPTIPTLMFCRLMNKPVVWSHRGAILDAYQWPDVPRKRLKRLWELLCNVLIRQGRVVAHVTSDEEENAARVRIPNAAPVLVPNAVEVPDGLPERDWMPDSKLRIMYLGRIAPKKGIENLLEAMSHLKEQDIVLTIYGAGDADFVSSLKACASDKGLAGDNVFFAGHVDGIGKQRAFLSADVCVVPSHSENFCMVVAEALAHGLPVIASRGTPWSQIERHNCGLWVENSPESLAQAIDRIRTMKLERMGWQGRTWMKEAFSWQAAATRMMAVYQAIQ
- a CDS encoding glycosyltransferase family 2 protein, producing MSHSLFTAPPRSNRLADLTAIILTFNEEKHIERCIRSASEVARCIFVIDSFSDDRTVAIAESFGARVRQHEFVNHAAQLDWALDNLPLNTEWVMRVDADEVITPTLAEQIRAKLPLAAKNVNGFLVCRYPTFMGTIIRHGGFPQWSLRLWRKGTAEIERRWMDEHMVLTTGESERLQGEYIDDNLNNITWWTNKHNGYATREAIDLLNRKYEFLPKLADAGKLTSQARLKRWLKDHFYLHLPLGLRAFLLFFYRMSLRLGFLDGMGGGFAFHFLQGFWYRFLADVKVREVERRMHSDNVDCVEAIKRELGIDPICATENNCKSA
- a CDS encoding glycosyltransferase WbuB translates to MKIALHGINFSPELSGIGKYTCEMAEWLARRGHEVRVVTAPPYYPAWQIGQGYSGRSYSREVKDLSPTQSNALNGEGRLWVYRCPVWVPRHPSGLKRLVHLASFAASSLPVMLGQVFWRPDIVWVVEPPFVCAPQAWLLARLSGAQAWLHVQDFEVDAAFEFGLLPRGILSRLAYWAERVIIKAFDRVSTISENMSARLAEKGVMHGTLFPNWVDTEAIYPLTGPSSMRHELAIPRHAIVALYSGNMASKQGLEILIDAARSLIARTDVRFVLCGDGPAKSRLQELASGLSNITFLPLQPVDKLNALLNLADIHLLPQRADAADLVMPSKLTGMLASGRPVLATAAHGTQVASVVAGRGVAVEPGDAQALSAAIEQLATNPQLRSELGAAARAYAVAHLGREAVLGKFEQALLSLVEGKLASSPG
- a CDS encoding undecaprenyl-phosphate glucose phosphotransferase, translated to MLIRHADGTALATRLLDIATIWLTGQLAIALRFVDDAASIPPIYYFVLYFSCAVALVVLPNFHLYSSWRGRNYFSLLLRLAGAWSLIWLIGISLCFLIHKAGFVSRLWAMYWHVSALLGLILLRVLVHGALSIVRHSGRNAKDVLIAGFGDTGQEMYRRATANRWLGFTVKAIYTEGDEPIPEGISRITSLADIATFAHSRQVDEVWLAMPSMTKKQMQAIAHALRNDFIDIKWVPPALDFQLFNNRLGEFMGMAAIDLNRPPPLGMRCIVKEIFDRLFAALVLLMLSPLFATIAILIKRSSPGPVFFKQERLGLDGRVIHVYKFRSMKMHHEDGGTVTQACRGDSRVTPVGAFLRRTSLDELPQFINVLRGDMSVVGPRPHAIAHNDIYKEQLEFYMLRHRVKPGITGWAQINGCRGETDTLEKMAKRVEHDLFYIRNWSFLLDLRIILWTAFKGWSGKNAY
- a CDS encoding GDP-mannose 4,6-dehydratase, whose product is MKTALITGITGQDGAYLTEFLLKKGYFVTRSGRAAKGNHAHACTGANQARSAGLSLSRQPGTGARLRRRRSERT
- a CDS encoding GDP-mannose 4,6-dehydratase, which encodes MGSRYFRPTEVPSLLGDAGKVRERLGWTPRTSFIDLVTEMAREDLRCAERDALVREHGYLSRVRMP